One segment of Rickettsiella grylli DNA contains the following:
- a CDS encoding HAD family hydrolase: MHHYKLLILDFDGTLCATHEAILFCIKRTYQTLHMTIPNHNFIDETIRAGLGMEKTLKVLSPDLTQQHIERLLLTYETIYLTEGEDKSFLFPNVAETLAVLYAANFILTVVSNKAVNAVNIALTRFQLNNYMAIVVGDTKALKKKPDPMAYTDYIKPKFKHINPKQILMVGDTPADLLFAKNIGAKSCWAGYGYGDKKACLALHPTYIIKQFADLLAILF; this comes from the coding sequence ATGCATCACTATAAGTTACTTATTCTGGATTTTGATGGCACGCTTTGTGCAACACATGAAGCCATATTATTTTGCATCAAGCGTACCTATCAAACACTTCACATGACGATACCAAACCATAATTTCATTGATGAGACCATCCGCGCGGGTCTTGGTATGGAAAAAACGCTAAAAGTGTTGAGTCCCGATCTCACTCAACAACACATTGAACGTTTATTATTGACTTATGAAACTATTTATTTAACAGAAGGGGAAGACAAAAGTTTCCTTTTTCCTAACGTCGCTGAAACGTTAGCGGTGCTTTATGCAGCAAACTTTATTCTCACTGTCGTTAGCAACAAAGCGGTTAATGCGGTGAATATTGCTTTAACCCGTTTTCAGTTAAATAACTATATGGCTATCGTGGTTGGCGACACAAAAGCACTGAAAAAAAAACCCGATCCTATGGCTTATACGGATTATATCAAACCGAAATTTAAGCACATCAATCCAAAACAAATCTTAATGGTCGGTGATACACCTGCGGATTTACTTTTTGCAAAAAATATTGGAGCGAAATCCTGTTGGGCAGGCTATGGCTATGGTGATAAAAAAGCTTGCTTAGCACTCCACCCAACCTATATCATCAAACAGTTCGCTGATCTTTTAGCGATTTTATTCTAG
- a CDS encoding NB-ARC domain-containing protein, with protein sequence MEIEKKGNSNVKRLTKIESFNTIYLKTNKVNTTTLSPESTLNPFNNIYVNPKKLLKLRVKRFDHDETLVTATLKKNFNYWLTQKDIVDIAQIEYNYFGGVPGTPIQFEVIGSLTHFSRALEAFIEKITATHYPSARLTLIINLNNNHWVSLVISYQAENFVGYFSDSKNNFLPEEYAQISNKLHIALVNLSPGFIQQQDGFNCGLWALENAYDLNQMIDQNQSIHWVINTLKRPRNTQYFIGKRIYFSEKLTNQPVFNKNNWSPFQDPNMLIEFSPQSTSLSSNFNPKRIKTLPDHDKKEKVNFLLSHYVETFMSFFTKELGNYHLLAKNRLLTEDALKAELKTGLTGALVGITIAQSLMGSIPSLTASARSMSSKYYGSENKILKITRIFSEVRPETLSIMLAEAAVDIFYSLESQFMQITDKAGEKIAIEKLAEDAVGRVFNALNDNFEFNRPISKELIEVSILIGPSEKYFKPNIKKARLKVPGYTLKNKFNIDINTSDLYEKTDLINFETDNLGHKFYVKWKYPGNQFGYRRLLYWEKDSHGLLKENYKRFYQVDLRTIQAKQLDPLISTKYNYILKNIEENQAEAQRILNKISTRYSSVVSIQHTEKKPIYFNLRSPVKNFSGRIEILKQLHDILMSERKPAIVSSYSQLSISPGFHSTDDLSLSHGSSGSQLSISGLGGIGKTQLALRYAELYAEHYDHNVLWIDAETKENLISSFHQLAKKLTIAIHDQYDQKKDIHEIIEEIYDYFSDRKSLFIFDNVDDYEMINAYLPKPRPDNKPTVLMTSRFSHWEGVANVLKLKLFTEHEAEELIKKSFHLQKIFGPIHVKTLNDLLQGLPLALQQALAYIKLRRITDPTFSFDDYITLYKEKMDELLTFDFSHYSNDPYVKTIFTTWSITLEKIKQAEFGEEAITILTIMAYLWPDHISTHKLHYFCYSVKNLNRDALNKSMYLLTSYSMISFDRDTQQSITENTQYSIHRLVQEVLRFKLEQNPTQFQSIVIKINLIMLQWEKYFKKSKERIFHSLHFLINILEHKELITDAVYKYPEKRLFQLLIVTQGRYCDVLMDLAYRKLTTKKFLEFLGTATAYYIKEGVHYILNDIFSYIDNKQRTGIFSEIDIHFFLNYYNSLTHPVFKLKKLSTVPSKKANQLYAKSLFSRFQETIVENVWKLNCPVHTLKRSICSFETQKKFKEIKKQQLQSHLKKINQVSRYVSSGMMTKDILSALSQGHFDEVAINFGLISSSIFLGTLSNSLLTEGKKLASGIHLFETYLGLENKNILHMLSNKDVLLSVKRKFLGKAMQMASPFVAKATSIYFAYNLNNEIDAYKMGNKEILPNIISNSIIVSIDGIEATIEGAEFFGIITGLSAVTGPLGEGIALLAWLGAEGYATKQHVEAIEKYVHLSRSEKFFEFLLGLLHQDPLEYVQLKAQNGQLLSQAIHFLKNNTAIQWYIFSALSFEEDRCNIRKVYLDRKINFTLEESNPDQPDEGNLFCKVAAPPPFDSKNAKTTSYVCHKALGATYTLNRTGNMTLVDLGEGEDEVIAFRHSPNLFMVNNGKKQYVGGDFGNIFDLQGTSITGQLQGGRGTDILLLDHFYPENSHYVLLDADRFLCGKNNLIQSVPSFCSSDERRIQINFINKIYGRKNKSDSFYLNQHICFIDGYGGENQDYPDSFFITDNASKNLTIVLRNNTFISVLPDSKISAIDYRIPSGEIGHSQIQYYFESATRHQLFFETSFQDINTLTFENNTAFVSVRVHNAMDKKTFSIVFLINISNSDSHKTKNSDQFYKKIYFRFNDLKITLTNSNCLYGQETLDNPNTLDEKISLYSTLATRLEKSFSIQLINNATLSIGQKNKHEIFYINSAYESHLVGNGGENVYTLLANNNTRFPLPKMTLYDIPDKDSNEFIELINSLDLRKIIKKYKQIYSDAVITSHVVASENDLILTVSNAVYFNTVAYPNDTTSFLPWITIQLKNALLNDTNWYQRIHVFLDNNPKNIVPLKNNFWALTRSPLVFSDDKKIIFLTHFDLEDETIVYVLKNSGDFSFFRHATDLILTNIFTSSIDYWTIIYYQFYQDKAMKRKALSAYFKFLNQEICLKNYQKEIEHAPSFQNSSELFLNNKNEIETLDYFKSIQVSPSFQENQQTQRHALLRHKRHLIREEKILVNTYKKAINAQKIPTKNNDYLQSQINEEDRILAIADNYFKKYDYADSKRTAYYNKSKININRKKIKQQKTGYFKAIQEKNVTVIKQNNHHLTRSENNNFNRNKKNTLELKKVNNPPHKLPTHSNLSKLKKESFFKITSLKKEKISTTQKYLSAPENFTPTIKTNAISRQLTYKKNQSRSKKSTLHSLSSSIEQPNLHNTLVFIDFIVNAYKGGSLPISYNKKAAKMIKKSEKIKNKINTNVFGISNSN encoded by the coding sequence ATGGAAATCGAAAAAAAAGGAAATTCAAATGTTAAGCGCTTAACAAAAATAGAGTCTTTCAATACGATTTATTTAAAGACTAATAAAGTAAACACAACGACGCTTTCGCCAGAATCAACTCTAAATCCTTTCAATAACATTTACGTTAATCCAAAAAAATTACTTAAATTACGCGTTAAACGTTTTGATCATGATGAAACGCTTGTCACAGCAACATTAAAAAAAAATTTTAATTATTGGTTAACTCAAAAAGATATTGTGGACATTGCCCAAATAGAATATAACTATTTTGGCGGAGTTCCAGGAACTCCCATTCAATTTGAAGTCATCGGGTCCCTTACCCATTTTTCGCGTGCTTTAGAAGCATTTATAGAAAAAATTACGGCAACTCATTATCCCAGCGCTCGACTGACTCTCATTATTAATTTAAATAATAATCATTGGGTCAGTTTAGTTATTTCTTATCAAGCTGAAAATTTTGTGGGTTATTTTTCCGACTCAAAAAATAATTTTCTTCCAGAAGAATATGCTCAAATATCAAATAAATTACACATCGCTTTAGTTAATTTAAGCCCAGGATTTATTCAGCAGCAAGATGGTTTTAATTGTGGTTTATGGGCGCTCGAAAATGCTTATGATCTTAACCAAATGATTGATCAAAATCAATCGATTCATTGGGTTATTAATACATTGAAACGCCCTCGCAATACTCAATATTTTATTGGAAAAAGAATATATTTTTCTGAAAAATTGACAAATCAACCCGTTTTTAATAAAAACAATTGGTCGCCTTTTCAAGATCCGAATATGCTCATAGAATTTTCACCTCAGTCTACTTCTTTATCCAGTAATTTTAATCCTAAACGAATAAAAACGTTACCCGATCACGATAAAAAAGAAAAAGTAAATTTTTTATTATCACATTATGTAGAAACCTTTATGAGTTTTTTCACAAAAGAGTTAGGTAATTATCATCTACTTGCTAAAAATCGTTTATTAACGGAGGACGCATTAAAAGCCGAATTAAAAACAGGATTAACCGGTGCATTGGTGGGCATAACGATTGCTCAAAGTCTTATGGGCTCCATTCCTTCATTAACCGCTTCGGCGAGATCAATGAGTAGTAAATATTACGGATCAGAAAATAAAATATTAAAAATTACTCGAATTTTTTCAGAAGTAAGACCTGAGACATTAAGTATTATGCTGGCTGAAGCAGCTGTTGACATTTTTTACAGCTTAGAATCTCAGTTTATGCAAATAACCGACAAGGCCGGTGAAAAGATAGCCATTGAAAAACTAGCTGAAGACGCTGTAGGTCGAGTGTTTAATGCGCTCAATGATAATTTTGAGTTTAATAGGCCTATTTCCAAGGAACTCATCGAAGTGAGTATATTGATAGGCCCATCAGAAAAATATTTTAAACCCAATATTAAAAAAGCAAGATTGAAAGTTCCAGGATATACATTAAAAAATAAATTTAATATTGATATTAATACAAGTGATTTATATGAAAAAACAGATTTAATTAATTTCGAAACCGATAATTTGGGTCATAAATTTTATGTGAAGTGGAAATATCCCGGTAATCAATTTGGATACCGGCGATTATTGTATTGGGAAAAAGATAGTCATGGCCTCTTAAAAGAAAATTATAAGCGTTTTTATCAGGTGGATCTTCGAACTATTCAAGCTAAACAACTAGATCCACTTATTTCAACAAAATATAACTATATTCTAAAAAATATAGAGGAAAATCAAGCGGAAGCACAACGCATTCTCAATAAAATTAGTACGCGTTATTCTTCTGTAGTTTCTATTCAGCATACAGAAAAAAAACCTATTTATTTTAATTTACGAAGTCCAGTAAAAAATTTTAGCGGTAGAATCGAAATACTTAAACAATTGCATGATATCTTAATGTCGGAAAGAAAACCTGCCATTGTGTCTTCGTATTCTCAACTTTCTATTTCGCCTGGATTTCATTCGACAGATGATCTTTCTTTATCACACGGTTCAAGTGGCTCCCAACTGTCAATTAGTGGCTTAGGGGGAATAGGAAAAACCCAATTAGCGTTACGCTACGCTGAACTTTATGCAGAACATTACGATCATAATGTTTTATGGATTGACGCGGAAACGAAAGAAAACTTAATCTCTTCATTTCATCAACTTGCAAAAAAGTTAACGATTGCTATTCACGATCAATATGATCAAAAAAAAGATATACACGAAATTATCGAAGAAATTTATGATTATTTTTCGGATAGAAAAAGTTTATTTATTTTTGATAATGTTGACGATTATGAAATGATTAACGCTTATTTACCAAAACCACGGCCTGATAATAAGCCGACTGTGTTAATGACCTCACGTTTTAGTCACTGGGAAGGAGTCGCTAACGTGCTTAAACTTAAGCTTTTTACTGAACATGAAGCTGAAGAATTGATTAAAAAATCATTCCATCTTCAAAAAATTTTTGGACCCATCCATGTAAAAACATTAAATGATTTACTTCAAGGTTTACCTTTAGCTTTACAACAAGCACTTGCTTATATCAAATTGAGAAGAATAACCGATCCAACTTTTTCGTTTGATGACTATATAACACTCTATAAAGAAAAAATGGATGAATTATTAACGTTTGATTTTTCACACTATTCCAATGACCCTTATGTCAAAACAATTTTTACAACCTGGAGCATTACATTAGAAAAAATAAAACAAGCTGAATTTGGTGAGGAAGCAATAACTATTTTAACAATTATGGCCTATTTATGGCCTGATCATATTTCAACACATAAACTCCATTATTTTTGTTATTCCGTCAAAAATTTGAATAGAGATGCCTTAAATAAAAGTATGTATTTACTAACAAGCTATTCCATGATTAGTTTTGATAGAGACACACAACAGTCCATTACTGAAAACACACAGTATTCAATTCATCGACTTGTTCAAGAAGTTTTAAGATTTAAACTAGAACAGAATCCAACTCAGTTTCAATCTATAGTAATTAAAATTAATTTAATCATGCTTCAATGGGAAAAATATTTTAAAAAAAGCAAAGAAAGAATTTTTCATTCTCTTCATTTTCTTATCAATATATTAGAGCATAAAGAATTAATTACTGACGCTGTATATAAATATCCAGAAAAAAGGTTATTTCAGCTTTTAATAGTAACCCAAGGAAGATATTGTGATGTTTTAATGGACCTCGCTTATAGAAAATTAACTACAAAAAAATTTTTAGAATTTTTAGGGACTGCAACGGCTTACTATATCAAAGAAGGGGTCCATTATATATTAAATGATATATTTTCATATATTGATAATAAACAGCGTACAGGAATTTTTTCTGAAATAGATATTCATTTTTTTTTAAATTACTATAATTCTTTAACTCATCCTGTATTTAAATTAAAAAAACTGTCGACTGTTCCTTCAAAAAAAGCGAATCAACTTTACGCAAAAAGTTTATTCTCTCGATTTCAGGAAACAATAGTGGAAAATGTTTGGAAATTGAATTGCCCTGTGCATACTTTAAAACGAAGTATTTGTTCGTTTGAGACTCAAAAAAAATTTAAAGAAATTAAAAAACAACAGCTTCAATCTCATTTAAAGAAAATAAATCAGGTATCTCGCTATGTCAGTTCAGGCATGATGACCAAAGATATTTTATCGGCTTTGTCTCAAGGTCATTTTGATGAAGTTGCTATTAACTTTGGATTAATAAGCAGTAGTATTTTTTTGGGAACCTTATCGAACAGCTTACTGACTGAAGGAAAAAAATTAGCTTCGGGCATCCATTTATTTGAAACCTATTTAGGTCTGGAGAATAAAAATATACTTCATATGTTGTCGAATAAAGACGTCTTATTGAGCGTGAAAAGGAAATTTTTAGGCAAAGCAATGCAAATGGCTTCGCCTTTTGTTGCGAAAGCCACCTCAATTTATTTTGCTTATAATCTTAACAATGAAATAGACGCTTATAAAATGGGAAATAAAGAGATTCTTCCGAATATTATTTCCAATAGTATTATTGTGAGCATTGACGGCATCGAAGCCACTATCGAGGGCGCTGAATTTTTTGGGATCATTACTGGCTTATCGGCTGTCACCGGTCCGCTTGGAGAAGGCATTGCTTTACTTGCGTGGTTGGGTGCTGAAGGCTATGCCACCAAACAGCACGTCGAAGCCATTGAGAAATATGTACATCTTTCAAGAAGTGAAAAATTTTTTGAATTTTTATTAGGTCTACTCCACCAAGATCCTTTAGAATATGTACAACTTAAAGCTCAAAATGGGCAGCTGCTAAGCCAAGCAATTCATTTTTTAAAAAATAATACCGCTATTCAGTGGTATATTTTCTCTGCACTCAGTTTTGAAGAAGATCGATGTAATATTCGTAAAGTTTATTTAGATAGAAAAATAAATTTTACGCTTGAAGAGAGTAATCCAGATCAACCCGATGAGGGTAATTTATTTTGCAAAGTCGCAGCCCCGCCTCCCTTTGACTCTAAAAATGCAAAAACGACGAGCTATGTCTGCCACAAAGCCTTAGGCGCTACTTATACGTTAAATAGAACCGGAAATATGACGTTAGTCGATTTAGGTGAAGGCGAGGACGAAGTCATTGCCTTTCGACACTCTCCGAATCTATTTATGGTGAACAATGGTAAAAAACAATACGTAGGCGGTGATTTTGGCAATATCTTTGATTTGCAAGGAACGTCTATCACGGGCCAACTGCAAGGAGGTAGAGGAACGGATATCCTTCTTTTAGATCATTTTTATCCTGAAAACAGTCATTATGTGTTGCTTGATGCCGATAGATTTTTATGCGGGAAAAATAACCTTATACAATCGGTTCCATCCTTTTGTTCTTCGGATGAGCGTAGAATCCAAATCAATTTTATCAATAAAATTTATGGACGAAAAAATAAATCAGATAGTTTCTATCTCAATCAACATATTTGTTTTATCGACGGCTATGGCGGGGAAAACCAAGACTATCCGGATAGTTTTTTTATCACAGACAATGCCTCTAAAAATCTAACTATTGTATTAAGAAATAATACATTCATCTCCGTTTTACCCGATTCAAAAATAAGCGCGATAGATTATCGAATTCCTTCTGGAGAAATAGGTCACTCACAGATTCAGTATTATTTTGAATCCGCTACTCGGCATCAGCTATTTTTTGAAACTTCTTTTCAGGATATCAATACACTAACATTTGAAAATAATACTGCCTTTGTTTCGGTACGCGTTCATAACGCAATGGATAAAAAAACATTTTCAATTGTTTTTTTAATTAATATAAGTAATTCTGATAGTCATAAAACAAAAAATAGCGATCAGTTTTACAAAAAAATCTATTTTCGTTTTAACGATCTAAAAATAACATTAACGAATAGTAACTGTTTATATGGACAAGAAACTTTAGATAACCCTAACACGTTAGATGAAAAAATTAGCTTATATAGCACATTAGCCACGCGTTTAGAAAAATCTTTTTCTATACAATTAATAAATAATGCAACATTATCTATTGGACAAAAAAATAAACATGAAATTTTTTATATCAACAGTGCCTATGAAAGTCATCTCGTAGGGAATGGGGGTGAAAATGTGTATACCCTTTTAGCTAACAACAACACACGATTTCCACTGCCTAAAATGACTTTGTACGATATTCCAGATAAAGATTCAAATGAGTTTATTGAACTTATTAATAGCTTAGATTTACGTAAAATTATAAAGAAATATAAGCAAATTTACTCCGATGCAGTCATTACTTCTCATGTCGTTGCTTCTGAAAATGACTTGATCTTAACCGTCAGTAATGCGGTCTATTTTAATACCGTTGCATATCCTAATGATACAACCTCTTTTCTGCCTTGGATAACCATTCAACTAAAAAATGCATTACTCAATGATACGAATTGGTATCAGAGAATCCATGTTTTCTTAGACAATAACCCCAAAAATATAGTCCCTCTTAAAAATAATTTTTGGGCGTTAACTCGATCACCGCTTGTTTTTAGTGATGATAAAAAAATTATTTTCCTTACCCATTTTGATCTAGAAGACGAAACGATTGTTTATGTATTGAAAAACAGTGGAGACTTTTCTTTTTTTCGCCATGCGACAGACCTTATCTTAACGAATATTTTTACGTCCTCTATTGATTATTGGACAATAATCTATTATCAGTTCTATCAGGACAAGGCAATGAAAAGAAAAGCATTATCAGCCTATTTTAAATTTCTTAATCAAGAAATTTGTCTAAAAAATTATCAAAAAGAAATTGAACACGCTCCTTCATTTCAAAATTCATCTGAATTATTTTTAAATAATAAAAACGAAATAGAAACGCTTGACTATTTCAAATCCATTCAAGTAAGTCCCTCTTTTCAAGAAAATCAACAAACACAACGACACGCTCTATTACGCCATAAACGACATCTTATTCGTGAAGAAAAAATACTCGTAAATACCTATAAAAAAGCAATTAATGCTCAGAAAATACCTACTAAAAATAATGATTATTTGCAATCGCAAATTAATGAGGAAGATCGCATTTTAGCGATTGCGGACAATTATTTCAAAAAATATGATTACGCTGACTCTAAACGCACAGCCTATTACAATAAGTCAAAAATCAATATAAACCGAAAAAAAATTAAACAACAGAAAACAGGTTATTTTAAGGCTATTCAAGAAAAAAATGTGACGGTTATAAAACAAAATAACCATCATTTGACTCGATCGGAAAATAATAATTTTAATCGTAATAAAAAAAATACATTGGAATTAAAAAAAGTAAATAATCCACCGCATAAGTTACCGACTCATTCAAATTTATCTAAACTTAAAAAAGAAAGTTTCTTTAAAATCACTTCATTAAAAAAAGAAAAAATATCTACCACACAAAAATATTTAAGCGCTCCAGAAAACTTTACACCGACCATTAAAACAAACGCAATATCACGTCAATTAACTTATAAAAAAAATCAATCACGCTCAAAAAAATCGACTTTACATTCCTTATCTTCTTCTATTGAACAGCCTAATCTTCATAATACACTTGTATTCATTGATTTTATTGTTAACGCGTATAAAGGCGGATCGCTACCTATCTCTTACAATAAAAAAGCCGCTAAAATGATTAAAAAATCTGAAAAAATTAAAAATAAAATAAATACTAACGTTTTTGGCATAAGCAATTCTAACTGA
- a CDS encoding beta/gamma crystallin domain-containing protein gives MAFKPTTKITPDVNEIILFTEKNYTGNAYSAIIGDNIDLYKNFNPLNDQLYSVKVGSAAQVTLIRDDGFSGPTQETNKDVSSIALGGPGSGLSSFIVLQKEGKYVVRANFLDKTKEDRSIILKTSNFNPTGDGVTIPNPNPASGENPNLPRVFTILDESNTENLPATVGLYVRRNDGVYEDIGALISVYLADSKRNSNVKIVKIKKYADYNYGDLTFPSSGRLVNFIWNDDNDL, from the coding sequence ATGGCATTTAAACCCACAACTAAAATCACTCCCGATGTGAATGAAATTATTCTTTTCACAGAAAAAAACTATACTGGAAATGCTTATTCTGCCATCATAGGAGATAATATTGACCTTTATAAAAATTTTAACCCGCTAAATGATCAGCTTTACTCTGTAAAAGTGGGTTCAGCGGCACAAGTAACTCTCATTAGGGATGATGGTTTTTCCGGACCTACACAAGAGACTAATAAAGATGTTTCAAGTATAGCCTTAGGTGGTCCTGGAAGTGGACTCAGTAGCTTTATTGTTTTGCAGAAAGAAGGAAAATATGTCGTCCGAGCTAACTTTTTGGATAAAACAAAAGAAGACCGCAGTATAATTCTGAAAACTAGTAATTTTAACCCAACAGGTGATGGTGTAACAATCCCTAACCCAAATCCCGCTTCAGGAGAAAATCCCAATCTTCCTCGAGTTTTCACCATATTAGATGAAAGTAATACAGAAAATCTTCCAGCAACTGTAGGCCTATATGTTAGAAGAAACGATGGAGTATACGAAGATATAGGTGCGTTAATTTCAGTTTATCTTGCAGACAGTAAGAGAAACTCAAATGTTAAAATAGTAAAAATAAAGAAATACGCTGATTATAATTATGGAGATTTAACATTTCCTAGCTCAGGTCGATTAGTAAACTTTATATGGAACGACGATAATGATTTATAA
- a CDS encoding ATPase, T2SS/T4P/T4SS family: MHGAEAWSFLRAANSGHPESISTVHADTPAGCFDQLVFMMQQAGSNSTEEKLRTYIQSIIPIVIQLKRSTNSKRFVEIAEIYFDTK, from the coding sequence TTGCACGGTGCGGAAGCATGGTCATTTCTGAGAGCAGCAAACAGTGGCCATCCGGAAAGCATCAGTACGGTGCATGCTGACACACCGGCAGGTTGTTTTGATCAACTCGTATTTATGATGCAACAAGCCGGTTCAAATTCGACTGAAGAAAAACTACGGACTTATATTCAATCGATTATTCCAATTGTTATCCAATTAAAGCGTAGCACTAACTCGAAACGATTTGTAGAGATAGCAGAGATTTATTTTGATACCAAATAA
- a CDS encoding DUF4351 domain-containing protein translates to MDPYFQHAMAFLYPHLHEKIDWSFGYHALENELQAITAKAAVGKQLVDKLMQVHSCMGQSLVHLEIQGSRQADFPERVYDYYSRLRLHYKQPIIVLVILTDDNSKWRPEHYRNTMWDQLIVDFRFYPVKLLDYRNKKQLLIESKNPVAWMILVQLAATETHQNPDKRFHQKNRLMCLLYDRSYPRKAIIELYTFSDRILPLPEALEISYNEQIKQFEEEYNMRYVTSIERQGIKQGMQQGECVMLQRQLQRKFKQIPQRYLDKLQQADSEALLRWSETILEARSLADVFEE, encoded by the coding sequence TTGGACCCTTACTTCCAACACGCCATGGCGTTTTTGTATCCACATTTACATGAAAAAATTGATTGGTCTTTTGGTTACCACGCCTTAGAGAATGAGTTGCAAGCAATTACTGCTAAAGCTGCCGTTGGTAAGCAACTAGTTGATAAATTAATGCAAGTTCATTCTTGTATGGGCCAGAGTTTAGTTCATCTGGAAATTCAAGGATCTCGTCAAGCCGATTTCCCTGAACGAGTCTATGACTACTACAGTCGACTCCGTTTACATTACAAACAGCCGATTATCGTATTAGTGATTTTGACTGATGATAATTCAAAATGGAGACCAGAACACTATCGAAACACAATGTGGGATCAACTCATCGTTGATTTTCGCTTTTATCCAGTGAAACTGCTCGATTATCGTAACAAAAAACAGCTGTTAATAGAGAGTAAGAATCCCGTTGCCTGGATGATATTAGTGCAACTAGCAGCAACAGAAACCCATCAGAATCCTGATAAACGCTTCCATCAAAAAAATAGATTGATGTGTCTTCTCTATGATCGAAGTTATCCGCGTAAGGCGATTATTGAGCTGTATACCTTTAGTGACCGAATTCTTCCTTTGCCGGAAGCCCTAGAAATTAGTTATAATGAGCAAATTAAGCAATTTGAAGAGGAATACAATATGCGCTATGTGACCAGCATTGAACGTCAAGGCATCAAACAAGGAATGCAGCAAGGAGAGTGTGTCATGCTGCAACGTCAATTGCAACGTAAATTTAAGCAGATACCGCAACGCTATCTGGATAAACTACAACAAGCTGATTCTGAAGCTTTACTCCGATGGAGTGAAACCATTTTAGAAGCTAGAAGCTTAGCTGATGTCTTTGAAGAGTAA
- a CDS encoding transposase, whose amino-acid sequence MKKKKFSESQIITVLKEYGAGVPAVELARKYGIGESTIYTWQTKYGDMELSELKRLRQLEDENTRLKKMYATLSRDHELLKEVLEKSTTWI is encoded by the coding sequence ATGAAGAAGAAAAAGTTTAGTGAATCACAAATTATCACCGTGCTGAAAGAGTATGGAGCGGGAGTTCCAGCGGTTGAATTAGCCCGTAAATATGGAATTGGAGAAAGCACAATTTATACGTGGCAAACAAAATACGGGGATATGGAGCTATCGGAATTGAAGCGCCTACGTCAGCTAGAAGATGAAAATACCCGTTTAAAAAAAATGTATGCGACCTTGAGTAGGGATCATGAGTTACTTAAGGAAGTGCTTGAAAAAAGTACCACGTGGATCTGA
- a CDS encoding integrase core domain-containing protein, translated as MDNGPENISRHFQQWAKIQGIEIQYIQPGKPAQNAFIERFNRTYREAVLDRYLFRNIQEIQNITDNWLKHYNEERPHEALNNQTPLYYFQSLNKNYSI; from the coding sequence GTGGATAACGGCCCAGAAAATATTTCACGTCACTTCCAGCAATGGGCGAAAATACAGGGGATTGAAATTCAATATATCCAACCTGGAAAACCCGCACAGAATGCATTTATCGAAAGATTTAACCGAACTTATCGTGAAGCTGTTTTAGATAGGTATTTATTTCGAAATATACAAGAAATACAGAACATAACTGATAACTGGCTTAAACATTACAACGAGGAAAGACCCCATGAAGCTTTAAATAATCAAACACCCCTATACTATTTTCAATCCCTAAACAAAAACTACTCTATTTAA
- a CDS encoding group II intron maturase-specific domain-containing protein, which yields MQHFRHLVRHALKRVQAWSIQSVISFLNPIIRGWSYYFRSGVATKTFASLDQWMWIKQKRFVLRRHPNKNWRWRYTRYWGQIPGRKDRWVFNDKISGRYLLKLSWISIKRHVLVKGNASPDNPALRYYWKKRKRLCK from the coding sequence ATACAACACTTTCGTCATCTTGTCAGACACGCTTTAAAACGTGTGCAAGCTTGGTCTATCCAATCAGTAATTAGCTTCCTTAATCCTATAATACGGGGTTGGAGTTATTACTTTCGGAGCGGTGTAGCAACAAAGACATTCGCGTCACTTGATCAATGGATGTGGATCAAGCAGAAGCGTTTTGTGTTAAGACGTCATCCCAATAAAAACTGGCGATGGCGATACACACGTTATTGGGGACAAATACCAGGACGAAAAGACCGATGGGTGTTCAACGATAAGATTTCGGGTCGTTACCTGTTAAAATTATCCTGGATTTCGATCAAGCGACATGTGCTGGTAAAAGGCAATGCCTCACCAGACAACCCTGCACTACGGTATTACTGGAAGAAACGTAAAAGACTCTGTAAGTAA